In Brachypodium distachyon strain Bd21 chromosome 2, Brachypodium_distachyon_v3.0, whole genome shotgun sequence, one genomic interval encodes:
- the LOC100845792 gene encoding urease accessory protein G: MASQDHHHDGGHSHSHDEGGHHHHSHGDAAAAGGRGTGAGSWVGEDGRLWHSHDGLAPHSHEPIYSAGDFSKRAPPLDSRRFADRAFTVGIGGPVGTGKTALMLALCTCLRDKYSLAAVTNDIFTKEDGEFLVKHGALPEERIRAVETGGCPHAAIREDISINLGPLEELSNLYKADLLLCESGGDNLAANFSRELADYIIYIIDVSGGDKIPRKGGPGITQADLLVINKTDLAPAVGADLSVMERDALRMREGGPFVFAQVKHGVGVEEIVDHVLRAWEMATGASRR, encoded by the exons ATGGCGTCGCAGGATCACCACCACGACGGCGGCCACTCCCACTCCCACGACGAAGGCGGCCACCATCACCACTCCCACGG ggatgccgccgccgccgggggccGTGGTACGGGGGCGGGATCGTGGGTCGGCGAGGACGGGCGCCTGTGGCACTCCCACGACGGCCTGGCGCCGCACTCCCACGAGCCCATCTACTCCGCCGGGGACTTCTCCAAGCGCGCGCCGCCTCTCGACTCCCGCCGCTTCGCTGACCGCGCCTTCACCGTCGGCATCGGCGGGCCCGTCGGCACCGG GAAGACAGCCCTGATGTTGGCACTCTGTACGTGTCTGCGTGACAAATATAGCCTTGCAGCG GTTACAAATGATATATTCACAAAAGAGGATGGGGAATTCTTGGTCAAGCACGGAGCTCTTCCTGAAGAGCGTATAAGGGCAGTAGAAACTGGAGGCTGTCCTCATGCAGCTATACGTGAGGACATAAGCATAAATCTGGGTCCTCTGGAGGAGCTATCTAACCTGTACAAAGCCGACTTGCTACTGTGTGAATCCGGAGGAG ACAACTTGGCAGCTAACTTCAGCAGGGAGCTAGCAGACTACATAATCTACATCATCGATGTCTCTGGTGGGGACAAGATACCAAGGAAAGGCGGCCCGGGGATAACCCAAGCAGATCTCTTG GTCATAAACAAGACAGACCTTGCCCCCGCAGTCGGAGCCGACCTGTCCGTGATGGAGCGGGACGCGCTTCGCATGCGAGAAGGAGGGCCTTTTGTGTTCGCCCAG GTGAAGCACGGCGTCGGCGTGGAGGAGATCGTGGACCACGTGCTGCGAGCCTGGGAAATGGCCACCGGCGCCAGCCGCCGGTAG
- the LOC100846094 gene encoding cytochrome b561 domain-containing protein At2g30890 isoform X2, protein MLLFGRKRLLPALSGCVVLLLVNPIHGASDNSADPNQRDNAMQPLELTPRLSLQLKLHAFLLWSSVGFLMPIGVLLIRVSSNVRSPKTAKALFYCHVASQMAGVILATAGAALSVKNFENAFDNAHQRVGLLLYGLLWLQPLIGFLRPDRGLKVRSVWYFGHWFLGITLCVVGVANVYTGLHAYKERTGRSVKLCTALLTVEVSGMALVYLVQDRWDHVVRQRRRRQEEEEEAGGDERSSSEGAAYPANDHKEVAVVVP, encoded by the exons ATGCTACTGTTTGGAAGAAAAAGACTGCTCCCTGCACTGTCAGGCTGTGTGGTTCTCTTGCTTGTAAACCCAATCCATGGCGCTTCAGATAACTCAGCCGATCCAAATCAAAGAGACAATGCTATGCAGCCATTGGAG CTGACGCCCAGACTCTCGCTGCAACTGAAGCTCCACGCCTTCCTGCTCTGGTCATCTGTCGGCTTCCTGATGCCCATTGGAGTCCTTCTTATCAGGGTCTCGAGCAACGTCAGAAGCCCGAAAACCGCCAAGGCCCTGTTCTACTGCCATGTCGCCTCACAG ATGGCCGGCGTGATCCTGGCGACGGCCGGCGCGGCTCTGTCGGTGAAGAACTTCGAGAACGCCTTCGACAACGCGCACCAGAGGGTCGGGCTGCTCCTCTATGGCCTCCTCTGGCTCCAGCCGCTCATCGGCTTCCTCAGACCGGACAG GGGATTGAAGGTGAGGAGCGTGTGGTACTTCGGGCACTGGTTCCTGGGGATAACACTGTGCGTGGTGGGAGTGGCCAACGTGTACACGGGCCTCCACGCGTATAAGGAGAGAACCGGCCGGAGCGTGAAGCTCTGCACGGCGCTCCTGACTGTCGAGGTCTCGGGCATGGCGCTCGTGTACCTCGTCCAGGACAGGTGGGACCACGTcgtgcggcagcggcggcggcggcaggaggaagaagaagaagccggcggcgatgaGCGGTCGTCGTCGGAGGGGGCGGCGTACCCGGCCAATGATCATAAGGAGGTCGCCGTCGTGGTGCCGTAG
- the LOC100846094 gene encoding cytochrome b561 domain-containing protein At2g30890 isoform X1 produces MLLFGRKRLLPALSGCVVLLLVNPIHGASDNSADPNQRDNAMQPLELTPRLSLQLKLHAFLLWSSVGFLMPIGVLLIRVSSNVRSPKTAKALFYCHVASQMAGVILATAGAALSVKNFENAFDNAHQRVGLLLYGLLWLQPLIGFLRPDSRGLKVRSVWYFGHWFLGITLCVVGVANVYTGLHAYKERTGRSVKLCTALLTVEVSGMALVYLVQDRWDHVVRQRRRRQEEEEEAGGDERSSSEGAAYPANDHKEVAVVVP; encoded by the exons ATGCTACTGTTTGGAAGAAAAAGACTGCTCCCTGCACTGTCAGGCTGTGTGGTTCTCTTGCTTGTAAACCCAATCCATGGCGCTTCAGATAACTCAGCCGATCCAAATCAAAGAGACAATGCTATGCAGCCATTGGAG CTGACGCCCAGACTCTCGCTGCAACTGAAGCTCCACGCCTTCCTGCTCTGGTCATCTGTCGGCTTCCTGATGCCCATTGGAGTCCTTCTTATCAGGGTCTCGAGCAACGTCAGAAGCCCGAAAACCGCCAAGGCCCTGTTCTACTGCCATGTCGCCTCACAG ATGGCCGGCGTGATCCTGGCGACGGCCGGCGCGGCTCTGTCGGTGAAGAACTTCGAGAACGCCTTCGACAACGCGCACCAGAGGGTCGGGCTGCTCCTCTATGGCCTCCTCTGGCTCCAGCCGCTCATCGGCTTCCTCAGACCGGACAG CAGGGGATTGAAGGTGAGGAGCGTGTGGTACTTCGGGCACTGGTTCCTGGGGATAACACTGTGCGTGGTGGGAGTGGCCAACGTGTACACGGGCCTCCACGCGTATAAGGAGAGAACCGGCCGGAGCGTGAAGCTCTGCACGGCGCTCCTGACTGTCGAGGTCTCGGGCATGGCGCTCGTGTACCTCGTCCAGGACAGGTGGGACCACGTcgtgcggcagcggcggcggcggcaggaggaagaagaagaagccggcggcgatgaGCGGTCGTCGTCGGAGGGGGCGGCGTACCCGGCCAATGATCATAAGGAGGTCGCCGTCGTGGTGCCGTAG